From a region of the Lactuca sativa cultivar Salinas chromosome 4, Lsat_Salinas_v11, whole genome shotgun sequence genome:
- the LOC111884905 gene encoding pre-mRNA-splicing factor SLU7 translates to MATASVAFKSREDHRKQMELEEARKAGLAPAEVDEDGKEINPHIPQYMSSAPWYLNAERPSLKHQRKWKSDPNYTKSWYDRGAKIYQADKYRKGACENCGAMTHTTKTCMERPRKLGAKWTSKNIAPDEKIETFELDYDGKRDRWNGYDAASYAHVIERYEARDEARKKFLKDQQLKKLEEKGNTENVEEGVSDDEDNEDALKVDEAKVDESKQMDFAKVEKRVRTTGGGSTGTVRNLRIREDTAKYLLNLDVNSAHYDPKTRSMREDPLPDMDPNEKFYAGDNQNRVSGQALEFKQLNIHAWEAFEKGNDVHMQAAPSQAELLYKNYKVNKEKLKSQVKETIVEKYGNAAADEALPRELLLGQSEREVEYDRAGRIIKGQEMALPKSKYEEDVYINNHTCVWGSWWKGHQWGYKCCKQFIRNSYCTGAAGIEAAEAASDLMKANIARKEATQEVVAPTEEKQLATWGTDIPDDLVLDQAKLTEALKKEDKRRREEKDERKRKYNVKWNDEVTAEDMEAYRMKKVLHDDPMKDFLN, encoded by the exons ATGGCGACGGCATCAG TGGCTTTCAAATCCAGGGAGGATCACAGGAAACAGATGGAACTTGAAGAAGCCCGAAAAGCTGGGCTTGCTCCTGcagaagttgatgaagatggaaAAGAAATTAATCCACATATTCCTCAGTATATGTCATCTGCTCCTTGGTATCTCAATGCAGAGAGACCT AGTTTAAAACATCAAAGGAAATGGAAGTCAGATCCCAATTACACAAAGTCATGGTATGACAGAGGAGCAAAAATATACCAAGCTGATAAATACAGAAAGGGTGCATGTGAAAA CTGTGGAGCAATGACACACACAACCAAGACATGCATGGAGAGGCCACGTAAGCTAGGGGCAAAATGGACAAGTAAAAACATAGCACCTGATGAGAAAATAGAGACATTTGAGCTTGATTATGATGGGAAAAGGGACAGGTGGAATGGGTATGATGCAGCATCATATGCTCATGTGATTGAAAGATATGAAGCTCGTGATGAAGCTAGAAAGAAATTCTTGAAAGATCAACAACTTAAGAAGTTAGAGGAAAAGGGTAACACTGAAAATGTGGAAGAAGGTGTTAGTGATGATGAAGATAATGAAGATGCTTTGAAAGTTGATGAAGCCAAAGTTGATGAGAGTAAGCAGATGGATTTTGCAAAGGTGGAAAAACGTGTTAGGACTACAGGTGGTGGTAGCACGGGTACTGTTAG gaATCTGCGAATTCGAGAAGATACAGCAAAATACCTTCTGAATCTTGATGTGAACTCTGCACATTATGATCCGAAAACTCGATCCATGCGTGAGGATCCGCTTCCAGATATGGATCCAAACGAGAAGTTCTATGCT GGGGATAATCAGAATAGAGTAAGTGGACAAGCATTGGAGTTCAAGCAACTGAACATACATGCATGGGAAGCATTTGAGAAGGGTAATGATGTCCATATGCAAGCTGCTCCTTCACAAGCTGAGTTGTTGTATAAGAATTATAAAGTGAATAAAGAGAAGCTGAAATCTCAAGTGAAGGAGACAATTGTTGAGAAATATGGGAATGCAGCTGCTGACGAGGCGCTTCCAAGAGAGCTTTTATTAGGTCAAAGTGAAAGAGAAGTTGAATATGATCGTGCTGGAAGAATCATCAAAGGCCag GAAATGGCTCTTCCTAAGAGCAAATACGAGGAGGACGTTTACATCAATAACCACACGTGTGTTTGGGGGTCTTGGTGGAAAGGCCATCAATGGGGTTACAAGTGCTGTAAGCAGTTTATTAGAAACAGTTACTGCACAGGTGCTGCTGGTATTGAAGCTGCTGAAGCTGCATCCGATCTCATGAAGGCCAACATCGCACGCAAAGAGGCCACTCAag AAGTTGTTGCCCCAACCGAGGAGAAGCAGCTTGCGACTTGGGGAACCGATATACCTGATGACTTGGTTTTGGACCAAGCCAAACTCACAGAAGCACTTAAAAAG GAGGACAAGAGGCGGAGAGAAGAGAAGGATGAAAGAAAGCGAAAATATAATGTTAAGTGGAACGATGAG GTGACGGCTGAAGATATGGAGGCCTACAGAATGAAGAAGGTCCTCCATGATGATCCGATGAAGGACTTCCTAAACTAA